A genomic stretch from Hydrogenimonas urashimensis includes:
- a CDS encoding uracil-DNA glycosylase, with translation MNRLYNALQLKRLRQLKQLGFRYVPLIEKRSASDLVLPDDLKALEQIVSQCQLCPLSKTRTKTVFGEGNPRAALMFVGEGPGAQEDISGRPFVGRAGELLTKMIENVLEIPRSEVYIANIVKCRPPNNRVPTPEEAYTCLPYLHKQIELVQPKVIAALGATAYHYLTGDRTGITKIRGTVMDMGTFKLVPTYHPSYLLRNPSAKKESYQDLLTIKGLL, from the coding sequence ATGAATCGACTCTACAATGCACTGCAGCTCAAACGTCTCCGCCAGCTCAAACAACTGGGGTTCAGGTACGTACCTCTCATCGAGAAACGAAGCGCTTCCGACCTGGTTCTTCCCGACGACCTGAAGGCACTGGAACAGATCGTTTCGCAGTGTCAGCTCTGTCCCCTCAGCAAAACGCGGACCAAAACGGTCTTCGGAGAAGGCAATCCCCGCGCAGCGCTGATGTTCGTGGGGGAAGGTCCGGGCGCCCAGGAGGATATAAGTGGTCGCCCTTTCGTCGGACGTGCTGGCGAACTTTTGACGAAAATGATAGAAAACGTTCTCGAAATTCCCCGCAGTGAAGTCTATATAGCCAACATCGTCAAATGCAGACCCCCCAACAACCGCGTACCCACGCCCGAAGAGGCCTATACCTGCCTTCCCTATCTTCACAAACAGATTGAACTGGTTCAGCCCAAAGTCATCGCGGCACTCGGGGCCACGGCATACCACTATCTCACAGGCGACAGGACCGGTATCACAAAAATTCGCGGAACGGTTATGGACATGGGGACCTTCAAGCTGGTTCCCACCTATCATCCGAGCTATCTGCTCCGCAATCCATCCGCCAAAAAAGAGTCTTATCAGGATCTGCTGACCATCAAGGGTTTACTATGA